One window of the Streptomyces sp. NBC_00259 genome contains the following:
- the dusB gene encoding tRNA dihydrouridine synthase DusB, whose translation MTTLAQPSMLSIGPHTVQPPVVLAPMAGITNAPFRTLCREFSGGKGLFVSEMITTRALVERNEKTMQLIHFDETETPRSIQLYGVDPVTVGKAVRMIVDEDLADHIDLNFGCPVPKVTRKGGGSALPYKRNLLRAILDEAVGNAGDLPVTMKMRKGIDDDHITYLDAGRIAVQAGVTAIALHGRTAAQHYGGTADWDAIARLKEHVPEIPVLGNGDIWSADDALRMMRETGCDGVVVGRGCLGRPWLFGDLVAAFEGGGGYARPSLREVADVMVRHARLLGEWIGDESRGVIDFRKHVAWYLKGFAVGSEMRKRLAVTSSLEELGAQLSELDLDQPWPVGADGPRGRTSGNNRVVLPDGWLKDPYDCAGVGEDAELDTSGG comes from the coding sequence ATGACCACGCTCGCCCAGCCCTCCATGCTGTCCATCGGTCCGCACACCGTGCAGCCCCCGGTGGTGCTCGCGCCCATGGCCGGCATCACGAACGCCCCGTTCCGCACCCTTTGTCGTGAGTTCTCGGGCGGCAAGGGGCTGTTCGTCAGCGAGATGATCACGACGCGGGCGCTGGTCGAGCGCAATGAGAAGACGATGCAGCTCATCCATTTCGACGAGACCGAGACGCCGCGCTCGATCCAGTTGTACGGAGTGGACCCGGTCACCGTCGGCAAGGCGGTCCGCATGATCGTGGACGAGGATCTGGCCGACCACATCGATCTGAACTTCGGCTGCCCGGTGCCCAAGGTGACCCGCAAGGGCGGTGGTTCGGCGCTCCCGTACAAGCGGAACCTGTTGCGGGCCATCCTCGACGAGGCCGTCGGCAACGCCGGGGATCTGCCGGTGACGATGAAGATGCGCAAGGGCATCGACGACGACCACATCACGTATCTCGACGCCGGCCGGATCGCGGTCCAGGCGGGCGTCACAGCGATCGCGCTGCACGGGCGTACGGCGGCGCAGCACTACGGCGGCACGGCGGACTGGGACGCGATCGCGCGGCTCAAGGAGCATGTGCCGGAGATCCCGGTGCTCGGCAACGGCGACATCTGGTCGGCGGACGACGCTCTGCGGATGATGCGGGAGACGGGCTGTGACGGGGTGGTCGTGGGGCGTGGCTGCCTGGGGCGGCCGTGGCTGTTCGGGGATCTCGTGGCGGCCTTCGAGGGCGGCGGGGGCTATGCGCGTCCGTCGCTGCGTGAGGTCGCGGACGTGATGGTGCGGCATGCCCGGTTGCTGGGGGAGTGGATCGGGGACGAGTCCCGTGGCGTGATCGACTTCCGTAAGCACGTGGCCTGGTACCTGAAGGGTTTCGCGGTCGGTTCCGAGATGCGCAAGAGGCTGGCGGTGACCTCGTCGCTGGAGGAGCTGGGTGCTCAGCTGAGCGAGCTGGACCTGGACCAGCCGTGGCCGGTGGGCGCGGACGGGCCGCGTGGGCGTACGTCGGGGAACAACCGGGTCGTTCTGCCGGACGGCTGGCTGAAGGACCCGTACGACTGTGCAGGTGTGGGCGAGGATGCGGAGCTGGACACTTCGGGGGGCTGA
- a CDS encoding MFS transporter — translation MPASEPTPEPSRRRRLLILAICCMSLLIVSLDNTVLNVALPSMRSDLNATVAGMQWTIDAYTLVLASLLMLAGSTADRIGRRKVFKTGLVLFSLGSVLCSLAPNLESLVAFRMIQAIGGSMLNPVAMSIITNTFTDPRERARAIGAWGAVVGISMAAGPVVGGLLVDTVGWRSIFWINVPVGLTALLLTWRYVTESRAPKPRRPDPVGQLLVITLLGSVTYAIIEAPTEGPGAVLPFTALAALALAALLAYEPRRPEPLIDLRFFRSAPFSGATVIAISAFAALSGFLFLNTLYLQDVRGLSALQAGLYMLPMAALTFICAPLSGRIVGNRGPRLPLIVAGISMAACGLLFAAFEAETSTPLLFTGYVLFGLGFGMVNAPITNTAVSGMPRSQAGVAAAVASTSRQTGATLGVAVIGSVLAAGTSTANPTAGFVEAGRPAWWIIMACGLSVLVVGLATSGRWARETARRTAQRLEAVTPRTPADSHASS, via the coding sequence ATGCCAGCGTCAGAGCCCACGCCCGAGCCGAGCCGCCGACGAAGGCTGCTGATCCTGGCCATCTGCTGCATGAGCCTGCTGATCGTCAGCCTGGACAACACCGTCCTCAACGTCGCCCTGCCCTCCATGCGCAGCGATCTGAACGCCACCGTCGCCGGCATGCAGTGGACCATCGACGCCTACACCCTCGTCCTCGCCTCCCTCCTCATGCTCGCCGGATCCACCGCCGACCGCATCGGCCGCCGCAAGGTCTTCAAGACCGGACTCGTCCTCTTCAGCCTCGGCTCCGTCCTCTGCTCCCTCGCGCCGAACCTCGAATCCCTCGTCGCCTTCCGCATGATCCAGGCCATCGGCGGCTCCATGCTCAACCCCGTCGCCATGTCGATCATCACTAACACCTTCACCGACCCCCGCGAACGCGCCCGCGCCATCGGCGCCTGGGGCGCCGTCGTCGGCATATCCATGGCCGCGGGACCGGTCGTCGGCGGCCTCCTCGTCGACACCGTCGGCTGGCGCTCCATCTTCTGGATCAACGTCCCGGTCGGCCTCACCGCCCTGCTCCTCACCTGGCGCTACGTCACCGAGTCCCGCGCCCCCAAGCCACGCCGCCCCGACCCCGTCGGCCAGCTCCTCGTCATCACCCTCCTCGGCTCGGTCACCTACGCGATCATCGAAGCGCCCACCGAAGGACCCGGCGCCGTCCTCCCCTTCACCGCCCTCGCCGCCCTCGCCCTCGCCGCACTCCTCGCCTACGAGCCCCGACGCCCCGAACCCCTCATCGACCTGCGCTTCTTCCGCTCCGCCCCGTTCAGCGGCGCAACCGTCATAGCGATCAGCGCATTCGCCGCACTCAGCGGCTTCCTCTTCCTCAACACCCTCTACCTGCAGGACGTACGCGGACTCTCCGCCCTCCAGGCCGGCCTCTACATGCTCCCCATGGCCGCACTCACCTTCATCTGCGCCCCGCTGTCGGGCCGCATCGTGGGCAACCGCGGCCCACGACTGCCACTGATCGTCGCCGGAATCTCCATGGCCGCGTGCGGACTGCTCTTCGCCGCCTTCGAGGCCGAGACCTCCACCCCGCTCCTCTTCACGGGATACGTCCTCTTCGGCCTCGGCTTCGGCATGGTCAACGCCCCCATCACCAACACCGCCGTCTCCGGCATGCCCCGCTCCCAGGCCGGCGTCGCCGCGGCGGTCGCCTCCACCAGCCGCCAGACCGGCGCGACCCTCGGCGTCGCCGTCATCGGCTCCGTCCTGGCCGCCGGCACGAGCACCGCGAACCCCACGGCCGGCTTCGTCGAGGCCGGCCGCCCCGCCTGGTGGATCATCATGGCCTGCGGCCTGTCCGTCCTGGTCGTGGGCCTCGCGACGAGCGGCCGCTGGGCACGCGAAACGGCACGCCGGACGGCGCAGCGCCTGGAGGCGGTCACTCCACGCACTCCGGCGGACAGCCACGCGTCGTCCTGA
- a CDS encoding Uma2 family endonuclease gives MTLMLERPTTIEAADGPPPFQAMCQTLLTMEVPDGYRAEIVGGNIVMSPWSRGFYLPVMRSIRAQLEPHARKDHVVDHAPFLFTFPGEERAYGPDIYAAAASAFRTDARHLDGEALSFACELTSPATRLVDWQDKAPVYGRAGVPVYLLIDMEEAAATVFWSPSEKGYLSRTTVPFGGKLEIPDPFGCELDTSGFEVPSRTTTES, from the coding sequence ATGACCCTGATGCTTGAGCGACCGACGACGATAGAGGCTGCGGACGGCCCACCGCCCTTCCAGGCGATGTGCCAGACCTTGCTGACCATGGAGGTGCCCGACGGCTACCGGGCAGAGATCGTCGGGGGAAACATCGTCATGTCGCCGTGGTCCAGGGGTTTCTACCTGCCCGTAATGCGCTCGATCCGCGCACAACTGGAGCCGCACGCACGCAAGGACCACGTCGTCGACCACGCCCCGTTCCTGTTCACCTTTCCGGGGGAAGAGCGAGCCTACGGTCCCGACATCTACGCCGCGGCGGCATCCGCCTTCCGGACCGATGCCCGGCACCTCGACGGCGAGGCCCTCTCGTTCGCCTGCGAGCTGACGTCACCCGCCACCCGCCTGGTGGACTGGCAGGACAAGGCCCCTGTCTACGGCAGGGCAGGCGTCCCCGTGTACCTGCTCATCGACATGGAAGAGGCAGCCGCCACGGTCTTCTGGAGCCCGTCCGAGAAGGGCTATCTCTCGCGTACGACGGTTCCGTTCGGCGGCAAGCTCGAGATTCCCGACCCGTTCGGCTGTGAACTCGACACCTCCGGTTTCGAGGTACCCAGCAGGACCACCACCGAGAGCTGA
- a CDS encoding DUF6158 family protein, whose protein sequence is MAERDRGVAPEQLDEGLLLKELEAIHRTRHETLLYGSDDALETHTARMAALEAEYVRRHPQRATSASRTRAGARARGADGC, encoded by the coding sequence ATGGCCGAGCGGGACCGCGGAGTGGCACCGGAGCAGTTGGACGAAGGGCTGCTGCTGAAGGAATTGGAGGCCATCCACCGCACGCGTCACGAGACGCTGCTCTATGGATCGGACGACGCCCTGGAGACGCACACCGCCCGGATGGCTGCCCTGGAGGCGGAGTACGTCCGCCGCCACCCCCAGCGCGCCACCTCGGCCTCCCGCACCAGGGCCGGCGCCCGCGCGCGTGGGGCCGACGGCTGCTGA
- a CDS encoding DUF6243 family protein codes for MAKSRNNLLGVGGQRKKLSRADQHDNGPARQADRQATADQKQELLRKMRERAQGAEQGENGETAEPSQSGTDAQS; via the coding sequence GTGGCCAAGAGCCGTAACAACCTCCTCGGCGTGGGCGGACAGCGCAAGAAGCTGTCCCGCGCCGACCAGCACGACAACGGTCCGGCGCGCCAGGCCGACCGCCAGGCGACCGCCGACCAGAAGCAGGAACTCCTGCGCAAGATGCGCGAGCGCGCGCAGGGTGCCGAGCAGGGCGAGAACGGCGAGACCGCCGAGCCGTCCCAGAGCGGGACGGACGCCCAGAGCTGA
- a CDS encoding aldo/keto reductase, giving the protein MPTRPLGTTGPRVSALGLGAMGMSALYGDADRSESIATVHAALDAGVTLIDTGDFYGMGHNELLIGEALRAAPAAAREKALISVKFGALRDPDGGWSGYDGRPAAVKNFAAYSLQRLGTDHIDVYRIARVDPGVPVEETVGAIAELVEAGHVRHIGMSEVGAETLRRAASVAPISDLQIEYSLISRGIEDAILPTARELGIGVTAYGVLSRGLISGHFTGDRKLAANDFRGMSPRFQGENLRHNLDLVEQLRKIAEQKGVSVAQIAIAWVLSRGEDVVPLVGARRRDRLSEALGALDVTLDAADLEAIERAVPRGAAAGERYPEGQMAHLDSEH; this is encoded by the coding sequence ATCCCCACCCGCCCGCTCGGCACCACCGGCCCCCGCGTCTCCGCCCTGGGTCTCGGCGCCATGGGCATGTCCGCGCTGTACGGCGACGCCGACCGTTCGGAGTCCATCGCGACGGTCCATGCCGCGCTCGACGCCGGCGTCACGTTGATCGACACGGGCGACTTCTACGGCATGGGCCACAACGAGCTGCTGATCGGCGAGGCGCTCCGCGCCGCTCCGGCGGCCGCCCGCGAGAAGGCGCTGATCAGCGTGAAGTTCGGTGCGCTGCGTGATCCGGACGGCGGCTGGTCCGGGTATGACGGCCGCCCTGCCGCGGTGAAGAACTTCGCGGCGTATTCGCTGCAGCGTCTCGGCACCGACCACATCGACGTCTACCGGATCGCCCGGGTCGACCCCGGCGTACCGGTCGAGGAGACGGTCGGGGCCATCGCCGAGCTGGTCGAGGCGGGGCACGTGCGGCACATCGGTATGTCCGAGGTCGGTGCGGAGACCCTGCGCCGGGCGGCCTCGGTCGCGCCGATCTCCGACCTGCAGATCGAGTACTCGCTGATCTCGCGCGGCATCGAGGACGCCATCCTGCCCACGGCCCGTGAGCTGGGCATCGGCGTCACGGCGTACGGCGTGCTGTCGCGCGGCCTGATCAGTGGCCACTTCACCGGCGACCGGAAGCTGGCGGCGAACGACTTCCGTGGCATGAGCCCGCGTTTCCAGGGTGAGAATCTGCGGCACAACCTCGACCTCGTCGAGCAGCTCCGCAAGATCGCCGAGCAGAAGGGTGTCTCGGTCGCCCAGATCGCGATCGCCTGGGTGCTGTCCCGGGGCGAGGACGTCGTGCCGCTGGTCGGTGCCCGTCGCAGGGACCGGCTCTCCGAGGCGCTGGGTGCGCTGGACGTCACGCTCGACGCGGCCGATCTGGAGGCGATCGAGCGGGCCGTGCCGCGTGGCGCGGCGGCCGGTGAGCGCTACCCGGAGGGGCAGATGGCGCATCTCGACAGCGAGCACTGA
- a CDS encoding TetR family transcriptional regulator: MSTTEALTADRILEATEEVLRRFGPSKATVVDVARALGVSHGSVYRHFRTKAALREAVTARWLGRTEELLSEITEGRARSAEEKLRAWLAGLFETKRHKAGDDPELFATYMVLITEASGVVDEHLVVLVSQLTRIVEEGVRSGEFAAASPVSVAQAVFDATARFHDPVHAPEWRRPSIDDEFRAVCELLLRGLRA, translated from the coding sequence ATGTCCACCACCGAGGCCTTGACCGCCGACCGCATCCTCGAAGCGACCGAGGAGGTGCTGCGCCGGTTCGGCCCGTCGAAGGCGACGGTCGTCGATGTGGCGCGCGCTCTCGGGGTCAGTCACGGCAGTGTGTACCGGCATTTCCGTACGAAGGCGGCGCTGCGTGAGGCGGTGACGGCGCGCTGGCTCGGCCGGACCGAGGAGCTGCTGTCGGAGATCACGGAGGGGCGGGCCCGGTCGGCGGAGGAGAAGCTGCGTGCGTGGCTGGCGGGTCTCTTCGAGACGAAGCGTCACAAGGCGGGGGACGATCCCGAGCTGTTCGCCACGTACATGGTGTTGATCACCGAGGCGAGCGGGGTCGTGGACGAGCATCTGGTGGTGCTGGTGAGCCAGTTGACGCGGATCGTCGAAGAGGGTGTGCGCAGCGGGGAGTTCGCGGCCGCGTCGCCGGTGTCGGTGGCGCAGGCGGTGTTCGACGCGACGGCGCGTTTCCATGATCCGGTGCATGCGCCGGAGTGGCGGAGGCCGTCGATCGACGACGAGTTCCGTGCGGTGTGCGAGTTGTTGCTGCGCGGTCTGCGGGCCTGA
- a CDS encoding glycine--tRNA ligase, with the protein MAADKIDTIVNLSKRRGFVYPCSEIYGGQRAAWDYGPLGTELKENIKRQWWRYMVTAREDVVGLDSSVILATEVWEASGHVATFTDPLTECTSCHKRFRADHLEEAYEEKHGHAPANGLADINCPHCGNKGQFTEPKQFSGLLSTHLGPTQDSGSVAYLRPETAQGIFTNFGQVQQTSRKKPPFGIAQVGKSFRNEITPGNFIFRTREFEQMEMEFFVKPGEDEQWHEYWMEQRWNWYTGLGLREENMRWYEHPKEKLSHYSKRTADIEYRFQFGGSEWGELEGVANRTDYDLNAHSKASGQDLSYFDQEAGERWTPYVIEPAAGVGRTMLAFMLDAYNEDEAPNAKGVMEKRTVMRLDPRIAPVKVAVLPLSRNPQLSPKAKGLAADLRQNWNIEFDDAGAIGRRYRRQDEIGTPFCVTVDFDTLDDNAVTVRERDTMKQERVSLDQIQGYLATRLIGC; encoded by the coding sequence GTGGCCGCCGACAAGATCGACACGATCGTCAACCTGAGCAAGCGCCGTGGCTTTGTCTACCCGTGCAGCGAGATCTACGGCGGACAGCGCGCCGCCTGGGACTACGGGCCGCTGGGAACCGAGCTCAAGGAGAACATCAAGCGCCAGTGGTGGCGCTACATGGTCACCGCCCGCGAGGACGTCGTCGGACTCGACTCCTCGGTGATCCTCGCCACCGAGGTCTGGGAAGCCTCCGGCCACGTCGCGACCTTCACCGACCCCCTCACCGAGTGCACCTCCTGCCACAAGCGCTTCCGCGCCGACCACCTGGAGGAGGCGTACGAGGAGAAGCACGGCCACGCTCCCGCGAACGGCCTCGCCGACATCAACTGCCCCCACTGCGGCAACAAGGGCCAGTTCACCGAGCCCAAGCAGTTCTCCGGCCTGCTCTCCACCCACCTCGGCCCCACCCAGGACTCCGGCTCCGTCGCCTACCTGCGCCCGGAGACCGCCCAGGGCATCTTCACCAACTTCGGCCAGGTCCAGCAGACCTCGCGCAAGAAGCCCCCGTTCGGCATCGCCCAGGTCGGCAAGTCCTTCCGCAACGAGATCACGCCGGGCAACTTCATCTTCCGCACCCGCGAGTTCGAGCAGATGGAGATGGAGTTCTTCGTCAAGCCCGGCGAGGACGAGCAGTGGCACGAGTACTGGATGGAGCAGCGCTGGAACTGGTACACCGGCCTGGGCCTGCGTGAGGAGAACATGCGCTGGTACGAGCACCCCAAGGAGAAGCTCTCCCACTACTCCAAGCGCACCGCCGACATCGAGTACCGCTTCCAGTTCGGCGGCAGCGAATGGGGCGAGCTCGAAGGCGTCGCCAACCGCACCGACTACGACCTGAACGCCCACTCCAAGGCCTCCGGCCAGGACCTGTCGTACTTCGACCAGGAAGCCGGCGAACGCTGGACCCCGTACGTCATCGAGCCCGCCGCCGGCGTCGGCCGCACCATGCTCGCCTTCATGCTCGACGCGTACAACGAGGACGAGGCCCCCAACGCCAAGGGCGTCATGGAGAAGCGCACCGTCATGCGCCTCGACCCGCGCATCGCGCCCGTCAAGGTCGCCGTCCTGCCGCTCTCCCGCAACCCCCAGCTCTCCCCGAAGGCCAAGGGCCTCGCCGCCGACCTCCGGCAGAACTGGAACATCGAGTTCGACGACGCCGGCGCCATCGGCCGCCGCTACCGCCGCCAGGACGAGATCGGCACCCCCTTCTGCGTCACCGTCGACTTCGACACCCTCGACGACAACGCCGTCACCGTGCGCGAGCGCGACACCATGAAGCAGGAGCGCGTCTCCCTGGACCAGATCCAGGGCTACCTCGCCACCCGCCTCATCGGCTGCTGA